From Alienimonas californiensis, a single genomic window includes:
- a CDS encoding ABC transporter substrate-binding protein, whose amino-acid sequence MSTRFPQHTLRPALRLAAGVLLVLCGVLPATGQDGLPTLEDLPLPSAAELLARRPTDRVVLRTGGVIEVASVTPRPDTLAQLARRHDFVQRMAPRDAANRKAEIARYLRGEPADPKVALRPQAISRLAGEFDALPDETIRRAVEELFGRQAAEKTAELTGERLRSEAVVGSRDQYLAMAERLERLDVLLLDEELEDPEFSIATFKVDQVIHHENLMLERADALLGEGDMRGAYELLFALARMNSSESLPDGWPGLRERLDRAAFIDAGELLELGQLEQALGRMEVLLDRAPEFPGGLDRLAAAADGLIEAANAADDLRQARFFLARLRARGPQHPVTRKWDAQFSQRAQALMSEADASAANDPALAAERIREAARVDPTAPGVERAFARHTRRYQVLRAGVLDLPPPEALGSGEPPPFPPTDAADRGRFLVASRLFEIDRVDEAPHYRSNLLEGWEPTDLGRRATFTLRPRFPDWLPQPPLDAADVLAGLQDRLDPASPLFEERLAEEIAGVRQLSPREFEVIFARVPLRTEATLADPVRVLPRDAGTEGGEAAATLRTPFFPRAPDSAERPDTAIYRRAVPEPADAVRFHVAEVRETAYPDGPALMQAFRRGEFDLLVHPRPWDVPGLLRDESVLSFRSSVPAAHVLQVNPRSTRMKNAELRKALLLAPDRETILNDAVLRTAEARAAGLGRVISAPFPSFSEATNPLLTPRSQNLTLAFALALAAGKALGEETGGQVPELTVLAPDDAVVAAVLDELAATWKRIGLSIRVVSGSAAATLAADDPDGWDLAYRTLRMREPAREIAPLLTNTDDVTLESLLTLSDWLRRDLIALERVGNRNDAVALLHDLHRHMRSEVRVIPLFEIDEYVFARTALRNVEGPLVHPYQGVERWQVDAILPTDDFDLPEVGQ is encoded by the coding sequence ATGAGCACTCGTTTCCCTCAACACACGCTCCGGCCGGCGCTGCGGCTGGCGGCGGGCGTGCTGCTCGTTCTCTGCGGCGTCCTGCCGGCGACGGGGCAGGACGGTCTGCCGACGCTGGAGGACCTGCCGCTACCCAGTGCCGCGGAGCTGCTGGCCCGGCGGCCGACGGACCGGGTGGTGCTGCGAACCGGCGGGGTGATCGAGGTGGCCTCCGTCACGCCGCGGCCGGACACCCTCGCCCAGCTGGCCCGCCGTCACGACTTCGTGCAGCGGATGGCTCCCCGTGACGCCGCCAACCGTAAGGCGGAGATCGCCCGTTACCTCCGCGGCGAACCGGCCGACCCCAAGGTCGCCCTGCGGCCGCAGGCGATCAGTCGCCTCGCCGGCGAGTTCGACGCCCTGCCGGACGAGACGATCCGCCGGGCGGTGGAGGAACTGTTCGGCCGACAGGCCGCGGAGAAAACGGCCGAGCTGACCGGCGAGCGGCTGCGGTCCGAGGCGGTCGTGGGCAGTCGGGACCAGTATCTGGCGATGGCCGAACGGCTCGAACGGCTGGACGTCCTTCTGCTCGACGAGGAACTGGAGGATCCGGAGTTCAGCATCGCCACGTTCAAGGTGGATCAGGTCATCCACCACGAGAACCTGATGCTGGAGCGGGCCGACGCGCTGCTCGGCGAGGGGGACATGCGCGGCGCCTACGAACTGTTGTTCGCCCTCGCCCGGATGAACAGCAGCGAGTCGCTGCCCGACGGCTGGCCCGGCCTGCGGGAACGGCTGGATCGGGCCGCCTTCATCGACGCCGGGGAGCTGCTCGAACTGGGCCAGCTGGAGCAGGCGTTGGGCCGGATGGAGGTGCTGCTCGACCGGGCTCCGGAGTTTCCGGGCGGGCTGGACCGCCTGGCGGCGGCGGCGGACGGGCTGATCGAGGCGGCGAACGCCGCCGATGATCTGCGGCAGGCCCGGTTCTTCCTCGCTCGACTCCGCGCCCGCGGGCCGCAGCACCCGGTCACGCGGAAGTGGGACGCCCAGTTCTCCCAGCGGGCGCAGGCCCTGATGAGCGAGGCGGACGCCTCCGCCGCGAACGACCCGGCCCTCGCCGCGGAGCGCATCCGGGAGGCGGCCCGCGTCGACCCGACCGCCCCCGGCGTGGAGCGAGCCTTCGCCCGGCATACCCGCCGCTATCAGGTGTTGCGGGCCGGCGTGCTGGACCTGCCGCCGCCGGAGGCGTTGGGTTCCGGCGAACCGCCGCCGTTCCCCCCGACGGACGCCGCCGATCGCGGGCGGTTCCTCGTCGCCAGCCGGCTGTTCGAGATTGATCGGGTCGACGAGGCACCGCACTACCGCAGCAATCTGCTGGAGGGCTGGGAGCCGACCGACCTGGGCCGCCGGGCGACGTTCACCCTGCGACCGCGGTTCCCGGACTGGCTCCCCCAGCCGCCGCTGGACGCCGCCGACGTGCTGGCCGGGTTGCAGGATCGGCTCGACCCGGCCTCGCCGCTGTTCGAGGAACGGCTCGCCGAGGAGATCGCCGGCGTGCGGCAGCTTTCGCCGCGGGAGTTCGAGGTGATCTTCGCCCGCGTCCCGCTGCGGACCGAGGCCACGCTGGCCGACCCCGTGCGGGTCCTGCCGCGGGACGCAGGGACTGAAGGGGGCGAGGCCGCCGCGACGCTGAGAACGCCGTTCTTCCCCCGGGCGCCGGACTCCGCGGAGCGGCCGGACACGGCGATCTACCGCCGGGCCGTGCCGGAGCCGGCGGACGCGGTCCGATTCCACGTCGCGGAGGTGCGGGAGACGGCCTACCCCGACGGCCCGGCGCTGATGCAGGCGTTCCGCCGCGGGGAGTTCGACCTGCTCGTGCATCCCCGCCCATGGGACGTGCCAGGCCTGCTGCGGGACGAAAGCGTGCTGAGTTTCCGCTCCAGCGTGCCGGCCGCCCACGTGTTGCAGGTCAATCCGCGGTCGACGCGGATGAAGAACGCGGAGCTGCGCAAGGCGTTGCTGCTCGCCCCGGACCGGGAGACGATCCTGAACGACGCCGTCCTCCGCACCGCGGAGGCCCGGGCGGCGGGGCTGGGGCGGGTGATCTCCGCCCCATTTCCCAGCTTCAGCGAGGCGACGAACCCGCTGCTGACGCCCCGTTCGCAGAACCTCACCCTCGCCTTCGCCCTCGCCCTGGCGGCCGGCAAGGCGCTGGGGGAGGAGACCGGCGGGCAGGTGCCGGAATTGACCGTCCTCGCCCCGGACGACGCCGTCGTCGCCGCCGTGCTGGACGAACTGGCGGCGACCTGGAAGCGGATCGGGCTGTCGATTCGGGTGGTCAGCGGTTCGGCCGCCGCGACGCTGGCCGCGGACGACCCGGACGGCTGGGACCTTGCCTACCGCACATTGCGGATGCGGGAGCCGGCCCGGGAAATCGCCCCGCTGCTGACCAACACCGACGACGTGACCCTCGAAAGCCTGCTGACCCTCTCGGACTGGCTGCGGCGGGACCTGATCGCCCTGGAGCGGGTCGGCAACCGCAACGACGCCGTCGCCCTGCTGCACGATCTGCACCGCCACATGCGGAGCGAGGTGCGGGTGATCCCGTTGTTCGAGATCGACGAGTACGTCTTCGCCCGCACCGCGCTGCGGAACGTCGAGGGGCCGCTGGTGCACCCCTATCAGGGCGTCGAACGCTGGCAGGTGGACGCGATCCTGCCCACGGACGACTTCGACTTGCCGGAGGTCGGACAGTGA
- a CDS encoding phosphoribosylanthranilate isomerase, giving the protein MFVKICGFTDPANVAAVCGGDDPPDAIGLNFWDGSKRFVGRQDGALGTGPTMKAALPDGVSVWGVFVNMGVRWITDYLPGLDAVQFHGDESPHATANVRKYLRDGQAVRAWRVRGSLDPLVSHLEAAKQAGSTPDRILLDAAIPGAYGGTGAKLDWHALRGELDRVGDALPPVILAGGLTPENVAEAIRIVRPWGVDVAGGVESAPGIKDPAKVAAFCDAARGAL; this is encoded by the coding sequence ATGTTCGTCAAAATCTGCGGCTTCACCGACCCGGCGAACGTCGCGGCAGTCTGCGGCGGCGATGATCCGCCGGACGCGATTGGGCTGAACTTCTGGGACGGCTCAAAACGGTTCGTCGGCCGTCAGGACGGCGCCTTAGGCACCGGTCCGACGATGAAAGCGGCGCTGCCGGACGGCGTGAGCGTCTGGGGGGTGTTCGTGAACATGGGCGTCCGGTGGATCACGGACTACCTCCCCGGGTTGGACGCCGTGCAGTTCCACGGCGACGAGAGCCCCCATGCGACCGCGAACGTGCGTAAGTACCTGCGGGACGGACAGGCGGTCCGCGCGTGGCGGGTGCGTGGCTCCCTCGACCCGCTGGTCTCGCACTTGGAAGCCGCAAAGCAGGCCGGTTCGACGCCGGACCGCATCCTCCTCGACGCCGCCATCCCCGGAGCCTACGGCGGGACCGGGGCGAAGCTGGACTGGCACGCCCTGCGGGGGGAACTGGACCGCGTGGGGGACGCCCTGCCGCCGGTGATCCTTGCCGGGGGACTGACGCCGGAGAATGTCGCGGAGGCAATCCGCATCGTGCGACCGTGGGGCGTCGATGTCGCCGGCGGGGTGGAGAGCGCCCCGGGGATCAAAGACCCGGCGAAAGTCGCCGCCTTCTGCGACGCCGCCCGCGGGGCGCTGTAG
- a CDS encoding M90 family metallopeptidase — protein sequence MFGLFRTRRRRALLSEPLPESWERAIRDQFAAFERLPRPVAERVRAGVRILLAEKNWEGCNGLDLTDEMRAVVAAQAALLLAGDPTPPEKADWFGPLTSVLVYPTAYRVTASRLLGDASFGGGPTISGAEGRLGEAHMGGAVVLSWPDVLAGAENPDDGRNLVFHEFAHVLDLADRFADGVPGLTGAARHRWEAVAEAAFQKHAADVDRGLPGLLDAYGATDPAEFFAVATECFFEKPRTLRMKLPDLFGILRDFYNLDPGEWSLA from the coding sequence GTGTTCGGCCTCTTCCGCACCCGCCGGCGTCGCGCGCTGCTGTCCGAACCGCTCCCCGAGTCGTGGGAGCGGGCGATCCGTGATCAGTTCGCCGCCTTCGAGCGGCTCCCCCGCCCCGTCGCGGAGCGGGTGCGGGCCGGCGTGCGGATTCTCCTCGCGGAGAAGAACTGGGAGGGCTGCAATGGGCTGGACCTGACGGACGAGATGCGGGCCGTCGTCGCCGCCCAAGCCGCGTTGCTGCTGGCCGGCGATCCGACCCCGCCGGAGAAGGCCGACTGGTTTGGCCCGCTGACCAGCGTGCTGGTCTATCCGACCGCCTACCGCGTGACCGCCAGCCGCCTGCTGGGGGACGCGTCGTTCGGCGGGGGGCCGACGATCAGCGGGGCGGAGGGACGCTTGGGCGAGGCCCACATGGGCGGGGCCGTGGTCCTGAGTTGGCCGGACGTGCTGGCCGGGGCGGAGAACCCGGACGACGGCCGCAACCTGGTGTTCCACGAGTTCGCCCACGTGCTGGACCTCGCCGACCGCTTCGCCGACGGCGTGCCCGGCCTGACCGGCGCCGCCCGCCACCGCTGGGAGGCCGTCGCCGAGGCGGCCTTCCAGAAGCACGCCGCCGACGTCGACCGCGGCCTGCCCGGCCTGCTGGACGCCTACGGCGCCACCGACCCCGCGGAGTTCTTCGCCGTCGCCACGGAGTGCTTCTTCGAGAAGCCCCGCACCCTGCGGATGAAGCTCCCGGACCTGTTCGGCATCCTGCGGGACTTTTACAATCTGGACCCGGGCGAGTGGAGCCTCGCGTGA
- a CDS encoding sulfatase: MIRTAVRPAALLAALLAYPVALFAQVGPTVVPGGAPLQPVPADAPTATAVEPPRNVLIVFVDDLGWADLGCYGNAFHETPHIDQLATDGLKFTAAYASCPVCSPSRAALMTGRDPARTGLTNFIPGHFRPFAPLLEPPIPDRLPLDEVTFATVLGDAATTASFGKWHLGDTNDTEGPGGRGFDEWLVTVRNVSPSLTTPDGVEKREGEYTTDVLTERTEAFLREHADDDKPWVCLLSHYAVHIPVHARPDLIAKYEAKPKAEGHPSDPAFAAMLEMVDESVGRLRTVLQETGQAENTVILFTSDNGGLHSVYHGDPSSIHGQSGDQVSSNAPLRGEKGSLYEGGIRVPLLVHWPGVTEGGRACDAAVTTSDLTPTILHLAGSEPPAGVTMDGVSLVPVFRGECDAARDAVFWHYPHYHHSRPAGAVRIGHHKLIEFYTADGTGEPELYDLREDLGETKNLAAALPERTSELRSRLAAYRADAGALMPRPNPAYDAERADEWWRRPAPGFRGKTKPVLDSTTGPAPSGPVDTADVDAAVPLPEGRARRDAPTR, translated from the coding sequence ATGATCCGTACCGCTGTCCGACCGGCCGCCCTGTTGGCGGCGCTGCTGGCCTACCCCGTCGCGCTCTTTGCGCAGGTCGGCCCCACCGTCGTCCCCGGCGGCGCGCCGCTGCAGCCGGTCCCGGCCGACGCCCCGACGGCCACGGCCGTGGAGCCGCCGCGGAACGTGCTGATCGTGTTCGTGGACGACCTCGGCTGGGCGGACCTCGGCTGCTACGGAAACGCGTTCCACGAAACGCCGCACATCGATCAGCTCGCCACGGACGGGCTGAAGTTCACGGCGGCCTACGCCAGTTGCCCGGTGTGCAGCCCCAGCCGGGCCGCCCTGATGACCGGCCGCGACCCGGCCCGCACCGGGCTGACGAACTTCATCCCGGGCCACTTCCGGCCCTTCGCCCCCCTGCTGGAGCCGCCGATCCCGGACCGGCTGCCGCTGGACGAAGTCACCTTCGCCACGGTGCTGGGCGACGCCGCGACCACGGCAAGCTTCGGCAAGTGGCACCTCGGCGACACGAACGACACGGAGGGCCCCGGCGGCCGCGGGTTCGACGAATGGCTCGTGACCGTCCGCAACGTCTCCCCGAGCCTCACCACCCCGGACGGCGTCGAGAAGCGTGAGGGCGAATACACCACCGACGTGCTCACGGAGCGCACCGAAGCGTTCCTCCGCGAGCACGCGGACGACGACAAACCCTGGGTCTGCCTGCTGTCGCACTACGCGGTGCACATCCCCGTGCACGCCCGGCCGGACCTGATCGCCAAATACGAGGCGAAACCGAAAGCCGAGGGTCACCCCAGCGACCCGGCCTTCGCCGCGATGCTGGAGATGGTCGACGAATCCGTCGGCCGCCTGCGGACGGTGCTGCAGGAAACAGGCCAGGCGGAAAACACGGTGATCCTGTTCACCTCCGACAACGGCGGTCTGCACTCCGTCTACCACGGCGATCCGTCGTCAATCCACGGGCAGAGCGGCGACCAGGTCAGCAGCAACGCCCCGCTGCGGGGCGAGAAGGGGTCGCTGTACGAGGGCGGCATCCGCGTGCCGCTGCTGGTCCACTGGCCCGGCGTGACGGAGGGCGGCCGGGCCTGCGACGCCGCGGTCACGACCAGCGACCTGACGCCCACGATCCTCCATTTGGCCGGCTCCGAACCGCCGGCGGGCGTGACGATGGACGGGGTGAGCCTCGTGCCGGTGTTCCGCGGCGAGTGCGACGCCGCCCGCGACGCGGTCTTCTGGCACTACCCGCACTACCACCACAGCCGCCCCGCCGGCGCCGTGCGGATCGGGCACCACAAGCTGATCGAGTTCTACACCGCCGACGGCACGGGCGAGCCGGAACTGTACGACCTCCGCGAAGACTTGGGCGAGACGAAGAACCTCGCCGCCGCCCTGCCGGAGCGCACCTCGGAACTGCGGTCTCGACTGGCCGCCTACCGGGCGGATGCCGGCGCCCTGATGCCCCGCCCGAACCCGGCCTACGACGCGGAGCGGGCCGACGAGTGGTGGCGGCGTCCCGCTCCCGGGTTCCGCGGGAAAACCAAGCCGGTACTGGATTCAACGACCGGCCCCGCCCCGTCCGGGCCGGTGGACACCGCAGACGTCGACGCCGCCGTGCCGCTGCCGGAAGGGCGAGCGCGACGCGACGCCCCGACACGGTAG